The Setaria viridis chromosome 2, Setaria_viridis_v4.0, whole genome shotgun sequence DNA window ACCTTACCTAGTAAATTAAAATATATCAGTTGAAGACCACCAAATGGCATCTGGTATCTGCTAGCACGTTGTCTTAGGGGATCTTTGGAttcccgggctaaactttagtccctaccacatcgaatgtttagatactaatgatggattaattaggcttaatagattcgtctcgccgtttagcctccatctgtgtaattagttttataattaactcatatttagtcctcctaattagcctccaaatattcgatgtgacacggattaaactttagctcaagatccaaacaccccctttacTTTGGCGGCGTTTTAATATATAACGAGGAAATTAGCTCAGTGCCATTCAAGGATTTATAAATTGGCAAGTACCATCCATTGCAAAGGATGGCACTTGTTTGGGGAGCTGTATTTTCTGACTTAGTGATCTTTGCAATGGTACTGAGCTTTAGAGATGGATTAgcttactactactactaggtGGGAAAATCGCCATGTATTTGTACCCCGATTAGGAATTTATGATATATACTCAGTACCAGGTGAGAATCATACCAGTTGAGTGCCGTTCATGGTGTTAGTTCATAGCTCTGACTCCTGACTTGCATTGCTCCTTGAACCAATGTGCCTGCACACTGCTTAGCATGTAGAGCTACAATTGAACCGAGCACTAAAATTGCATCAGCACATCGTCACTAATACCTCCAtgccaaattactattcgtttgacttttctaaatacataatttttctatgtatctagacattatatatatatgcatgtcaaatgctatgtatctagaaaaactaaaataaataataatttaggacggagggagtagttcccTATGGCTAACTATGTTTCCCATCGAGAagcagaaataaagaaataGACAGATTCCTGACTGTCCATGTCCCACACACTAGAGAAACTAcaaagaacaaaaaagaaaccctgCTTTTTATATCAAAACATCTACCCTCTGTCCCTCTATTGCAAAGTCAAAAAAGTAGCCCATCTCCTAGGTCCACAAATTTGGCTTTGTAGCTGAAAACTCCCAGGTGATGTACCAATCCTGCCACTATTTCCTTTCTTAGGATAAAAAAGAGAGATGGAACATTTGCATGTGGTGCTTAGTTTCCAATTTTTGTGATGTGCAGGCTCACCCTACAATTTCTCGCAGATGGGCAATTGGATGAAGGATGAGCCTGTTTCAATTTAGAGGCAGAAGCAGAGTTGGTATGCTTGTAGGTGTACGTATAAATAGCCTCTTGAAACAATATTGACGGAGATAACATCCCTTTTGATGCTTTGATGGTGATGTGATCTACATGCGTTGACTTTAGATGACCTAGTTCACAATTGTCTCACATAAATCCCCTTTTGATGTTTTGGTGGTGATTTAATCTAAATTCCCTGCAAATCATACTTATACTGTAACTAGTTTTGGTTGTCCATGTGATTTGATCTGGACCCTTTGTTTGCTGGGTTGGTGAAATGACGTGTCATTATTGTATCGGTTTTTGGTTTAtctttgaattttaattttttggTTCAGAGACCAATGGAGCCACAAGACAGGGTGAAGGAGTGGCCTGAACGTACTAACGCTTTCTACTTTGTCAAGATTCGCTCATTCAAGGATCCTGATCTTAGAAGAAAACTCATGGAGGCTGAGAATGAATTCCAGAAGAAGATTGAAGCTCGTAACAAAATTATTGAGGTTGCAAGAGCCAAGAAGGTATTGTTCTTCCTTTTTCTGATGCATGGTGCATCTTTTTTTATTCAGCAAGAGGTTCATGTCCTATTACCGTGTTTGAATGGACGTATGTTCTATTGTTGGCCTAACATGTTCTTGATGGTTGTAGACAGCTCAAGAAGTGATGTGCATGCTTTAACCATGTTATATTATGTTTTACAACCTGTCCTTTATTTGCAGGAGGAGCGCTCCAATATAATCTCAGAGCTGAAGTCACTGTATGCTGAGAACAAACAGTATCATGTAGTTGTGGAGGTTCTTCAAAACCATTTAGGCAAGTTTCGTAATGGAAACAACACCATGCAGGCACAGGGCTGCTCTGTTGTTGAAGAACTTGAGCAAACGGTATTCCTTAACCCTTGGTCAACTCAGCTTCCACTGCCATAATATGATTGTGCTTTCTCTCCATTGCTCTTCCATAGATCAAGATGTTGAGCGACCGCATCGTTCACGAGTGCATATTTATACGTGAGGAGAAGCGTTTGTATAAAGAAATTAAGGACATTGAAAAAGCCAGATCGAAGGTCATTTATCTCTCCACCAATCGACCTAAACTCCAAGATACAGTGGATGGAAATGAGGACACACAGGACAAGGTCAAAGTAAGTATATTGCACTGCAACTTCATCTTTTGTTTCTACACGTATTtgctgaagaaaggaaaagTAGTCATGATCAACATTCAGGTCATTGATGGAATAAGAAAGGAGCAACAAGCAATCGGATCTAAGATTAAGGTTCTAGAGGATGAGCTAAATGTTGTTAACGCTGATATCACATCAATTCAAGAAGATTTAGATGCAGCTACAGCTAGAAAAGACAAGGCATACGAACCATTGCAAGAATTGAGAGCAAAGCGCGATGTGAAAGTAAGTTTACATATCTTGAAAGTTCCTCATGAAAAGACGCCTTGTTTGTCTGCTGCGCTTGGGCTAAACCCCTGTTTCTTTTACATACTTCTATTCTATATATACTCCTCTATTAAATACAGAGAGAGTTAAGTCATCTCCTTGTTATTAATAGGATAATAATTGTGCTGCGCTATTCACTGATTCACTGCTGCACCCATCTAGAATGCTACGTTCGTTCAAAACCTCACGGTTTTGAACAAAGCTAGAGATTATGCTTCAAGGGGAATGGTGACAGAACTGCAAGGGCTCCACAAGACTCAGGTGTGCTCCTGAAAATGTCAATTCATGGTCTCATGACTTGATCTTTTGTGATGCTCGCATATGTATCTGCACTAAGCATGTGCTGCTTTGATGCATAGGTTGACGAGTTCATGGCCCAGTGGCGCCACAGCAAGGCTTTCAGAGAGGACTACGAGGCCAGGATCCTCTCCTCTCTCAATGACCGGCAACTGGGCAGAGATGGCCGGATGATGACTCCTGATCAGTGAAATTGGCTAAGAAATTGCTAGAGGTTCAAGAAGTAGGGTTGCTTTAATTTAGcacagtgaaaaaaaaaaacccatagAAATACGGTGGCATGTATTCTCAAACTCTTGAGTGGAACACCACAAAAAATACACATGAAAACACTAGCTAGGAAAATGACATGATTTCTTGGTGGTTGTTCATAAGCAAGAAACATAAAATGACAGGGGATAGACGTACTCGAATTCTTTCAAACCGTTGAGGATATTTTTGGCGGCCCATATACGTAGCATAGGCTACCGGAGGTTGCTTCGGCGCTCACGCTTGCCGCCGACCTGTATGACGCCAGCAAGATCGAGATGATGGCATGGCAATGTTCTTCCTAATTCCTGCGTGAGCTTTCAGTCTCCCTTATCTGTCACAACTCACGACCCCAAGCCAGCCTAACCCCACGATGGCAATGTACAATATTGCTATGTATTCTTTCCTTCCATCATTTTAGGCCCGTTTGAACTTTCAGCCAGCTTCTCATCCTCAGAAGCTGAAAGCCCAAACAAACGGTAAGCTTTCGAGTTAGCTTTTTATGGGTCAAAAGCTTTAACTTTCCAGGGTACAATGAATATCTCGAAAGGTTAGAAAAACGAGCTTTTAGCAAGCTCCTGGCGTGATTTACCCACCTACCATCGGTAATGTTCCGAATTGGTacatttctttttcctcccttcGCTCCTGCCGTCCTCCCTCCGCATCGCATTGGGCTGCCGCCGTCCTCCCTCCGCCCCTGCTCGTCCTCATCACCCACCGCCGCCCTTCCTCCGCatcgagccgccgccgtcctccctccGCTCTTGCTTGTCCTCGTTGCCCGCCACCGCCTTCCCTTCGCATCAGGCCACCGTCCTCCTCCCTGCGCCTAGCCCAGCTCGTCACCTGGCCCCACCTCGTCCTCGTCCAGCTGTCAGCCACTCTCGTTCTCCGAGAAGTTGGGTTGCCAAACGGATCctagctgaataagctgaagcgaacaggccctagCTTTTAGAAAGCTAGCATTCCACGATGAGAAGCTAAAAGCCAACTTTCAAAAAGCAAAGGCTCAAACAAATAGGATCTTTTGATCCAACACTAACCACACGATTTTTGCCCATTTTTAGATCGGATCCGTACATTTTTCTCTCCTAAATCATTTTGCTCAAAGCCTTGAGAGTGAGGGTCAAAAAAGGGAAAACAGGGCAATTTATGAGAGCGGATAGCTGGGCCCATCATTCATCTAAACAGACATCCGGGGCCCATGAGTCCATGACGCACGAACGTTACAGCCCTCTGAGGACGagcaggagggagagagagaaaaaccaAACGATCCATGCGGTAATTTCCTCTGCCTGCCCTGCCCCCGCGACACGATAGCGCAGCAACCAAACAGATCCAgtgggagaaaagaaaaaatctaCCTCATATATAACTCCCTGCCACCCTTTGGCTTCTACTTGTAGGCAGGCACGCGGCCCAAACCCCCCCTCGCCCCCTCTCTTCCTCCAAATCCACATCACCCGAGCCGGCGTGCGCCTCCAGATTTGGcgaccgccgcccccgccgtcgccagATCGGAGCGAGCGCGGCCTCGCTTCGCCTCCGCGCGACCGTCGCCTGGTGAGTCGAATTTTCCCGGCTCGCCGGTCCCCCTGCCGTCGTACGCCTCCGCCTTGTATTATCGTTGCTAGATTTAGTTCGCGGGTTTGCCGGGTCGGAGCTGCTCCCCCTCCCTCTGATCCGCCGGACTGCGGCCCCCGGAGGAGCGCGGGGTGGTGTAGGCGCCCCATGATCTGGTGTGGTTGTGTTTCCTTCTGATTTGGGGGGCgatgatattttttttgaattttttttgctgCGATTTGCGGCGATCGGTTCCGTGGTGGGTTGAAATGGGCGCGGGGGAACTGGGAGTGGTTATCTGGTAGATCTGGATCGGTGGGCTAATTGGGTTGGTGTTGCCCGCTGGAGGGAAGACGATCGGATGTAGTATggctgtgaatctgtgatctGCGGTGCCTCGTGGATCGCGCCTGGATTTGACGCGGTGTGGTGGCTGGGGTTCTAAATCGGATCCTGCGCGCGCTGGCAGTGCAGGAATGATTTTTTGCGCCTTCCGCTAGTGATCTTACTCGGGCTCTTAGTTTTTCCGTTCGATTGGACTAGTAGGTTTTGGTCCAGTTCATGTGTTGAATCTGCTGCCATAGTCATAGGTTTTACCATATTATTGGTGATACTGTCACCAACTGCAGTTGAAGGTGTGCAGTGATTTCAATTCCTTTCCATATCAGGATCAACTGTTTTCTGCGATTACATTTCCAGAGTTCACTTTGGTCGCTTTCAGCCCACTACATGCATAAGCTGCTGTATTTCCACTATTGTGTTAGAACGAAATGATCCCAGTGGAACTTCTGCAGAATGAAGAGTAACATGGCCCTCAACTATGCTAAGAAAAGATGGCCAGAATCAGATAATGCCAGGCAGTTCCTCTTTTGTGTGTCATAGGCAGATAGCATGTTGGCATGGGCTTTGTGTGCTAGTGATTCAGTGTGCAGTTGTACACGTCACCACCATGCCCAGGGAACTTGTGAGCTATGACTGTTATGAGTAGCATCATTGCATGCCCTCATCCAAATTGTGTGCCCGTAAGCCTTTTTGGCTGCCTGCTGACCCAGCACCAAAATTGCATCAGCACGCTGGCCCCACTGCACTTTTGTCTGAGCACCTTTCCATTTTAGGAAGCTGAAAGAAGAAATAGACAGGCAAACAAGCAAATTGTAAAGCCCCAAAAGGAAACCCTACCTTTTATGTCAAAACCTCTATCCCTTTCCCATATCTCTCTGACAGATATTCAAATTTGGGGTTGCAGCTGCAGTCAATTCCAGGTGAACCTACTCCTTAGGCGCAATAGGCTTTGGTGTAGAAATGTAGAATTCTTCTCAGATGGGGTATTGGATGAGTGGTTTGATGATTCAGTTTTGGGTAGGGGAAACAGTTGGTGCGGACAGTTTCATAGATTTACATTAAAAGGCCCAGTGTGTCTCAACTGTTGGAGATATCTCCCTTTTAGATGATTTGATGGTGATGTGATCTGCGTACCTTGTTCATCGCACCTTAATTGTACTTTGGTTTGCAGAATTTCCATTTGATCTTTTCATGGAGATTTGATGAACATGCTTTTTGCATTGGCCAGTTTTTTAGGTGTTCTGTGACATTTGCTTTGAACTTTGTTTGCCAGCTAACAGCTTTTAGTTTGCATTTGCACTTCTTGTGTAGCGAGGAAAAACTTTATGTAATTTTGCAATAAAGATCCAGTTAACTGTATGTGTTGCAAGCAATGAAAAGAAGTTCCTcagattttgttttttattccaCCTCATTGTAAACCTGTCCCACTAACAGTTTTCTGTGCTGTAGCTGCAGGGACATGGGAATGGAGGTTGTTGGAGCTGAAACAGCACCAGCAGAGGTCAAAGTATCTGATGGAGAAGTGAACCTATTCcaagagaaggaaagcaaagCAACTGCAAAAGAACGTGAGGAGGCAGCTGTTTTTGGTTCAGAGACAACTGCAAATGTTGCTGATCTGGCACCTCCAAAGGATGCGAAGGATGAGTGGCCTGAACCTAAGCAAACTCATGCCTTCTACTTTGTCAAGGTCCGCTCATTTGAGGATCCTAAGCTGAGGGCAAAACTCGAGCTGGCAGACAAAGAATTTCAGAAGAAGATCCAAGCTCGTTCTAAACTTATCGATGCAGTAAGAAACAAGAAGGTATTGTTCTTACTGGTTCTCATTGAAGTAGGGTCGTCCTTGCTGATGCATTACTCACATCAGCAATCCGTTTCATGTCTTGTAACTTGTTTAAATTTATGGGAGTAGACAGCCCCAGTGAAGCAACATGTATTCCATTTTGTAACTTACCATTTATTTGCAGGCAAAACGCTCCAATATTATCACAGAGCTGAAGCCATTGACTGTGGAGAACAAAAGATATAATGAAGTTGTTAATGAGAAGATTAAGGCGATGGAGCCTCTTCGGAATAGTTTAGGCAAGTTTCGTGAGGAAAACAATGCCATGAGGGCGCAGGGTGCAGGTTTGTGCTCTTCTATCGAAGAGCTTGAACAAACGGTATGCCTCGaacctttttgcaaaatcaaCTTCGACTTGTTTGATGTTTAATTATATGTTGTTGTCCATTGCTCTTCCGTAGATCAAGATGCTGAATGACCGTATGGTACATGAGAGCATATCCTTAGCTGAGGAGAAGCAACTGGTCAAAGAAATTAAGGACCTTGAAAAAACTAGATCGAAAGTCATCTCTAATGCTGCTAACCGGGCTAAACTGCAAGATACTGTGGTTGAAAAAGAGGCCATACAGGACCAGGTCAAAGTAAGTATGTTGTACTGCAATTCATCTTGTGTTTCTGCATACATTTCGTGAAGAAATAGAAGGTAACATCGGTCAACATTCAGATCATCGGGGAGGGCATTGATGGAATTAAGAAGGAACGGCAAGCAGTCAGATCTAAGATTAAGGTCTTGGAAGATGAGCTAAAAGCTGTTGATGCTGAGATTGCATCACTTCAAGAAGATTTAGATGCAGCAACTGCCAGAAAGGACAAGGCATATGAATCATTGCAAGAATTGAGAGCAGTGCGTGATGCAAAAGTAAGTTAGCATTTCTTCAAAATTCTCCATGCA harbors:
- the LOC117843361 gene encoding proton pump-interactor BIP103 — its product is MEPQDRVKEWPERTNAFYFVKIRSFKDPDLRRKLMEAENEFQKKIEARNKIIEVARAKKEERSNIISELKSLYAENKQYHVVVEVLQNHLGKFRNGNNTMQAQGCSVVEELEQTIKMLSDRIVHECIFIREEKRLYKEIKDIEKARSKVIYLSTNRPKLQDTVDGNEDTQDKVKVIDGIRKEQQAIGSKIKVLEDELNVVNADITSIQEDLDAATARKDKAYEPLQELRAKRDVKNATFVQNLTVLNKARDYASRGMVTELQGLHKTQVDEFMAQWRHSKAFREDYEARILSSLNDRQLGRDGRMMTPDQ